Proteins co-encoded in one Neovison vison isolate M4711 chromosome 9, ASM_NN_V1, whole genome shotgun sequence genomic window:
- the TMEM268 gene encoding transmembrane protein 268 isoform X2: protein MACEPQMGPSGAASPLPASSPGWSALPGGSPPGWGQELHNGQVLTVLRIDNTCAPISFDLGAAEEQLQTWGIQVPADQYRSLAESALLEPQVRRYIIYNSRPMRLAFAVVFYVVVWANIYSTSQMFALGNHWVGVLLVTLLAMSLTLTLVLIFERHQKKANNNTDLRLAAANGALLRHRVLLGVTDTVEGCQSVIQLWFVYFDLEDCVQFLCDHIQEMKMSQESLLRSRLSQLCVVMETGVSPETGEGPENLLEEAPLLPSGPHPQEPPLMQTELRQLVPEAEPEEMAQQLLAVFGGYYIRLLVTSQLPQAVGTRHTDSARIPCPCQLIEAHILGPGCCPFLAR, encoded by the exons ATGGCCTGTGAACCACAGATGGGCCCCAGCGGGGCAGCCAGCCCAttgcctgcctcctcccctggCTGGAGTGCCTTGCCTGGAGGGagtcctccaggctggggccaag AGCTCCACAATGGCCAGGTCCTCACGGTTCTCCGGATCGACAACACCTGTGCACCCATCTCCTTCGATCTGGGCGCCGCCGAGGAGCAGCTGCAGACCTGGGGCATTCAG GTCCCTGCCGACCAGTACAGGAGCTTGGCCGAAAGCGCCCTCTTGGAGCCCCAAGTGAGAAGATACATCATCTACAACTCTAGGCCCATGCGGCTGGCCTTCGCTGTG GTTTTCTATGTGGTGGTGTGGGCCAACATCTACTCCACTAGCCAGATGTTTGCCCTGGGGAACCACTGGGTGGGTGTGCTCCTCGTGACCCTGCTCGCCatgagcctgaccctgaccctcgtGCTCATCTTCGAGAGACACCAGAAGAAG GCCAACAACAACACGGACCTTAGGCTGGCGGCTGCCAACGGAGCCCTCCTGCGACACCGGGTGCTGCTGGGGGTGACGGACACAGTGGAAGGCTGCCAGAGCGTGATTCAG CTCTGGTTTGTCTACTTCGACCTGGAGGACTGTGTGCAGTTTTTGTGTGACCACATTCAAGAGATGAAGATGAGCCAGGAG TCCTTGCTGAGAAGCAGATTGAGCCAGCTGTGTGTTGTCATGGAAACTGGGGTGAGCCCCGAGACAGGGGAGGGGCCCGAGAACCTGCTGGAGGAAGCGCCTCTCCTGCCCAGCGGCCCTCATCCCCAGGAGCCACCCCTTATGCAGACTGAGCTTCGCCAGCTTGTTCCTGAGGCGGAGCCGGAG gaGATGGCCCAGCAGCTGCTGGCGGTTTTTGGTGGCTACTACATCCGGCTCCTGGTGACCTCGCAACTCCCCCAGGCCGTGGGGACACGACACACAGACTCTGCGAGGAttccctgcccctgccagctCATAGAAGCCCATATCCTGGGCCCTGGGTGCTGCCCCTTTCTGGCCAGGTGA
- the TMEM268 gene encoding transmembrane protein 268 isoform X1, whose product MVLYARQAKLHWLLQNEPQLQEGEVEPSWLSAMACEPQMGPSGAASPLPASSPGWSALPGGSPPGWGQELHNGQVLTVLRIDNTCAPISFDLGAAEEQLQTWGIQVPADQYRSLAESALLEPQVRRYIIYNSRPMRLAFAVVFYVVVWANIYSTSQMFALGNHWVGVLLVTLLAMSLTLTLVLIFERHQKKANNNTDLRLAAANGALLRHRVLLGVTDTVEGCQSVIQLWFVYFDLEDCVQFLCDHIQEMKMSQESLLRSRLSQLCVVMETGVSPETGEGPENLLEEAPLLPSGPHPQEPPLMQTELRQLVPEAEPEEMAQQLLAVFGGYYIRLLVTSQLPQAVGTRHTDSARIPCPCQLIEAHILGPGCCPFLAR is encoded by the exons ATGGTGTTATATGCAAG GCAGGCGAAGCTGCATTGGCTGCTCCAGAATGAACCACAGCTCCAAGAAGGGGAAGTAGAGCCCAGCTGGCTCTCTGCTATGGCCTGTGAACCACAGATGGGCCCCAGCGGGGCAGCCAGCCCAttgcctgcctcctcccctggCTGGAGTGCCTTGCCTGGAGGGagtcctccaggctggggccaag AGCTCCACAATGGCCAGGTCCTCACGGTTCTCCGGATCGACAACACCTGTGCACCCATCTCCTTCGATCTGGGCGCCGCCGAGGAGCAGCTGCAGACCTGGGGCATTCAG GTCCCTGCCGACCAGTACAGGAGCTTGGCCGAAAGCGCCCTCTTGGAGCCCCAAGTGAGAAGATACATCATCTACAACTCTAGGCCCATGCGGCTGGCCTTCGCTGTG GTTTTCTATGTGGTGGTGTGGGCCAACATCTACTCCACTAGCCAGATGTTTGCCCTGGGGAACCACTGGGTGGGTGTGCTCCTCGTGACCCTGCTCGCCatgagcctgaccctgaccctcgtGCTCATCTTCGAGAGACACCAGAAGAAG GCCAACAACAACACGGACCTTAGGCTGGCGGCTGCCAACGGAGCCCTCCTGCGACACCGGGTGCTGCTGGGGGTGACGGACACAGTGGAAGGCTGCCAGAGCGTGATTCAG CTCTGGTTTGTCTACTTCGACCTGGAGGACTGTGTGCAGTTTTTGTGTGACCACATTCAAGAGATGAAGATGAGCCAGGAG TCCTTGCTGAGAAGCAGATTGAGCCAGCTGTGTGTTGTCATGGAAACTGGGGTGAGCCCCGAGACAGGGGAGGGGCCCGAGAACCTGCTGGAGGAAGCGCCTCTCCTGCCCAGCGGCCCTCATCCCCAGGAGCCACCCCTTATGCAGACTGAGCTTCGCCAGCTTGTTCCTGAGGCGGAGCCGGAG gaGATGGCCCAGCAGCTGCTGGCGGTTTTTGGTGGCTACTACATCCGGCTCCTGGTGACCTCGCAACTCCCCCAGGCCGTGGGGACACGACACACAGACTCTGCGAGGAttccctgcccctgccagctCATAGAAGCCCATATCCTGGGCCCTGGGTGCTGCCCCTTTCTGGCCAGGTGA